A single window of Luteipulveratus halotolerans DNA harbors:
- the rpsO gene encoding 30S ribosomal protein S15 produces MPLDTATKQKIMTEYATKDGDTGSPEVQIAMLTQRIKDLTEHSRQHPHDHHSRRGLLLLVGQRKRMLRYLESVDIERYRSLIKRLGLRR; encoded by the coding sequence ATGCCTCTCGACACTGCCACCAAGCAGAAGATCATGACCGAGTACGCCACCAAGGACGGCGACACCGGTTCGCCCGAGGTGCAGATCGCGATGCTGACGCAGCGCATCAAGGACCTCACCGAGCACTCGCGCCAGCACCCCCACGACCACCACAGCCGTCGTGGCCTGCTGCTCCTCGTCGGTCAGCGCAAGCGGATGCTGCGCTACCTCGAGAGCGTCGACATCGAGCGCTACCGCTCGCTGATCAAGCGACTGGGTCTGCGTCGCTGA
- a CDS encoding polyribonucleotide nucleotidyltransferase yields MEGPEITFAEASIDNGSFGTRTVRFETGRLAKQAAGAVVCYLDDDTTLLSTTAAGKQPREGFDFFPLTVDVEERMYAAGKIPGSFFRREGRPSTDAILTCRLIDRPLRPAFVKGLRNEVQVVITVLSLNPDHQYDVLAINGASASTQISGLPFSGPIGATRVSLIDGQWVAFPNFSDIERSTFDMVVAGRLVTNAAGDADVAIMMVEAESTESTWDLVKNQGKQAPTEEIVAEGLEASKKFIKVLCEAQAELASKAAKEVQEFPLFLDYQDDAYAATEKAGLADATAAMQIADKQERESRLDEIKEQLKADLAGEGKAFEGRDKEISASFRSLQKKLVRERILRDKVRIDGRGLADIRALSAEVEVLPRVHGSAIFERGETQIMGVTTLNMLRMEQQLDTLSPVTRKRYMHNYNFPPYSTGETGRVGSPKRREIGHGALAERALMPVLPTREEFPYAIRQVSEALSSNGSTSMGSVCASTLALLNAGVPLRAPVAGIAMGLVSAEVDGRTEYAALTDILGAEDAFGDMDFKVAGTKEFVTAIQLDTKLDGIPADVLGGALTQARDARLHILDVMNEAIDAPDEMSPFAPRVISVKVPVDKIGEVIGPKGKMINQIQEDTGADISIEDDGTVYIGATDGPSAEAARAAINAIANPQMPEVGERFLGTVVKTTTFGAFVSLLPGKDGLLHISEVRKLVGGKRIDAVEDVLKIGQKVQVELKEIDPRGKLSLAVVEEAGADAPAAEAPAEAPAAQAPAADAPAAEAPAADGADNGDESGEAGEGGEERKRPRRRRGGRGRGRNAEGGDKPSQSSDEGEPDAAAPATSEDAG; encoded by the coding sequence ATGGAGGGTCCAGAGATCACTTTCGCCGAGGCGAGCATCGACAACGGCTCGTTCGGCACCCGTACCGTCCGCTTCGAGACGGGACGGCTGGCCAAGCAGGCCGCCGGCGCCGTCGTCTGCTACCTCGACGACGACACCACGCTGCTGTCCACCACCGCGGCCGGCAAGCAGCCGCGCGAGGGCTTCGACTTCTTCCCGTTGACGGTCGACGTCGAGGAGCGCATGTACGCCGCGGGCAAGATCCCCGGCAGCTTCTTCCGCCGTGAGGGCCGCCCGTCCACCGACGCGATCCTCACCTGCCGCCTCATCGACCGCCCGCTGCGCCCGGCCTTCGTCAAGGGCCTGCGCAACGAGGTCCAGGTCGTCATCACGGTGCTGTCGCTCAACCCCGACCACCAGTACGACGTGCTCGCCATCAACGGCGCGTCCGCGTCCACGCAGATCTCCGGTCTGCCGTTCTCCGGCCCGATCGGCGCGACCCGCGTCTCGCTGATCGACGGTCAGTGGGTCGCGTTCCCCAACTTCTCCGACATCGAGCGCTCGACGTTCGACATGGTCGTCGCCGGTCGCTTGGTAACGAACGCAGCCGGTGACGCCGATGTGGCCATCATGATGGTCGAGGCCGAGTCGACCGAGTCGACCTGGGACCTGGTCAAGAACCAGGGCAAGCAGGCCCCCACCGAGGAGATCGTGGCCGAGGGCCTCGAGGCGTCCAAGAAGTTCATCAAGGTCCTGTGCGAGGCGCAGGCCGAGCTGGCTTCCAAGGCTGCCAAGGAGGTGCAGGAGTTCCCGCTGTTCCTGGACTACCAGGACGACGCGTACGCCGCGACCGAGAAGGCCGGTCTCGCCGACGCCACCGCCGCGATGCAGATCGCGGACAAGCAGGAGCGCGAGAGCCGGCTCGATGAGATCAAGGAGCAGCTCAAGGCTGACCTGGCCGGCGAGGGCAAGGCGTTCGAGGGCCGCGACAAGGAGATCTCCGCGTCGTTCCGCTCGCTGCAGAAGAAGCTCGTCCGTGAGCGCATCCTGCGCGACAAGGTCCGCATCGACGGCCGTGGCCTCGCCGACATCCGCGCCCTGAGCGCCGAGGTCGAGGTCCTGCCGCGCGTGCACGGCTCGGCGATCTTCGAGCGCGGCGAGACCCAGATCATGGGTGTCACCACGCTCAACATGCTGCGCATGGAGCAGCAGCTCGACACGCTGTCGCCGGTGACGCGCAAGCGTTACATGCACAACTACAACTTCCCGCCCTACTCCACCGGTGAGACCGGTCGCGTAGGTTCGCCGAAGCGTCGCGAGATCGGTCACGGTGCGCTCGCCGAGCGTGCCCTGATGCCGGTGCTGCCGACGCGCGAGGAGTTCCCGTACGCCATCCGCCAGGTGTCGGAGGCGCTCAGCTCCAACGGCTCCACCTCGATGGGTTCGGTCTGCGCCTCGACGCTGGCCCTGCTCAACGCCGGTGTGCCGCTGCGCGCACCCGTGGCCGGTATCGCGATGGGTCTGGTCTCGGCTGAGGTCGACGGTCGGACCGAGTACGCCGCGCTCACCGACATCCTGGGTGCGGAGGACGCCTTCGGCGACATGGACTTCAAGGTCGCCGGCACCAAGGAGTTCGTCACGGCGATCCAGCTCGACACCAAGCTCGACGGCATCCCCGCCGACGTGCTCGGTGGCGCGCTCACCCAGGCTCGCGACGCGCGCCTGCACATCCTCGACGTCATGAACGAGGCCATCGACGCGCCCGACGAGATGAGCCCGTTCGCTCCTCGCGTCATCAGCGTCAAGGTCCCGGTCGACAAGATCGGTGAGGTCATCGGCCCGAAGGGCAAGATGATCAACCAGATCCAGGAGGACACCGGCGCCGACATCTCCATCGAGGACGACGGCACCGTCTACATCGGTGCCACCGACGGCCCGTCGGCCGAGGCTGCGCGCGCGGCGATCAACGCGATCGCCAACCCGCAGATGCCCGAGGTCGGCGAGCGCTTCCTCGGCACGGTCGTCAAGACGACGACGTTCGGTGCGTTCGTGTCGCTGCTGCCCGGCAAGGACGGTCTGCTGCACATCTCCGAGGTGCGCAAGCTCGTCGGCGGCAAGCGCATCGACGCGGTCGAGGACGTCCTCAAGATCGGCCAGAAGGTCCAGGTCGAGCTCAAGGAGATCGACCCGCGCGGCAAGCTCTCGCTCGCGGTCGTCGAGGAGGCCGGCGCGGACGCTCCGGCCGCCGAGGCACCTGCCGAGGCTCCGGCAGCGCAGGCCCCCGCGGCGGACGCTCCCGCTGCCGAGGCTCCCGCGGCCGACGGCGCCGACAACGGCGACGAGAGTGGCGAGGCCGGCGAGGGTGGCGAGGAGCGCAAGCGCCCGCGTCGTCGTCGCGGTGGTCGTGGCCGTGGCCGCAACGCCGAGGGCGGCGACAAGCCGTCGCAGAGCTCCGACGAGGGTGAGCCCGACGCTGCGGCGCCGGCCACCTCCGAGGACGCCGGCTGA
- a CDS encoding phytanoyl-CoA dioxygenase family protein, with product MPVLDRPVDVDGFWKDGYTIVKGVYSPEEIEAFREACRQGGGHKGGDLLARPLLRSVLTDGAMIGIAKKILKSDEIWYGGDSSFTINSAGRGWHKDNADRTDGDAPDWKSDYTQLRFGIYLQDHTEHTGGLNLRRGSHNVVPLSEGENIYVKSAVGDVGVWSMRITHSGNGQLLKDGSTTDPNDTTPVDPSLLADKDGDRMAIFAALGLDDEHAARYTEYLKTRKYMADVWRYGQYDDAARQAAKDAGLILRDVPSEVVGDPNAGKNADWAPIPY from the coding sequence ATGCCAGTGCTGGATAGGCCGGTCGACGTCGACGGGTTCTGGAAGGACGGATACACGATCGTCAAGGGCGTCTACAGCCCTGAGGAGATCGAGGCGTTCCGCGAGGCATGCCGTCAGGGCGGCGGCCACAAGGGCGGCGACCTGCTGGCCCGTCCGCTGCTGCGCTCGGTGCTCACCGACGGCGCGATGATCGGCATCGCCAAGAAGATCCTCAAGAGCGACGAGATCTGGTACGGCGGCGACAGCTCGTTCACGATCAACTCCGCCGGTCGTGGCTGGCACAAGGACAACGCCGACCGCACCGACGGTGACGCGCCCGACTGGAAGTCCGACTACACCCAGCTGCGCTTCGGCATCTACCTGCAGGACCACACCGAGCACACCGGCGGCCTCAACCTGCGACGCGGGTCGCACAACGTCGTGCCGCTGAGCGAGGGCGAGAACATCTACGTCAAGTCGGCCGTCGGCGACGTGGGCGTGTGGAGCATGCGCATCACCCACTCCGGCAACGGTCAGCTGCTCAAGGACGGCAGCACCACCGACCCCAACGACACGACCCCGGTCGACCCGAGCCTGCTCGCGGACAAGGACGGCGACCGCATGGCGATCTTCGCCGCGCTGGGCCTGGACGACGAGCACGCGGCGCGCTACACCGAGTACCTCAAGACCCGTAAGTACATGGCCGACGTGTGGCGCTACGGCCAGTACGACGACGCGGCCCGCCAGGCGGCCAAGGACGCCGGTCTGATCCTGCGTGACGTGCCGAGCGAGGTCGTGGGCGACCCCAACGCCGGCAAGAACGCCGACTGGGCCCCCATCCCCTACTGA
- a CDS encoding alkaline phosphatase D family protein, with the protein MSDSSLVLGPLLRHVSRTTATVWVQTREAAHVTVTCAGRSTTARTFGVEGFHYALVVIDHLEPGTVNDYSVAIDDELVWPEPGSVFPPSRIATLREDKAPRVAFGSCRTSVPHDRQSTATHGVDALRAYALDMAAHPDVRSWPDVLVLLGDQVYADEISEQMEAFIAQRRGRDSEPVGELKDYTEYAHLYDIAWSEPSNRWLLSTLPSAMIFDDHDVRDDWNTSASWHAEMNATPWWHERIVGALSSYWVYQHLGNLAPDKLAADEVWQVVQQHERSGAEHELDLTPVVRGLAERVDRTPAAYRFSYTRDLGRGRLIMIDSRAARDLRPGHRAMLDADEEAWLDQQLRGDVEHLFIGTSLPFLMPPGLHDLEAIDEAMSEGVYGRLAARAGERLRQAVDLEHWGAFQGSFARVLEMVAEVARGRRGAAPRTITFLSGDVHHSYVAEIPWQRYGFESRVRQAVCSPIRNPLPRHVRVLTSLLGRGLARPMRWAASRADRVPDPAYEWSLTQGPWFDNNLAVADVRDDGSLALRWVTGDVVDDRYDAPVLRVVADVADVAVDHVGDVEGASRQPV; encoded by the coding sequence ATGTCCGACTCATCCCTGGTCCTCGGTCCGCTGCTGCGCCACGTGTCTCGCACCACCGCGACCGTGTGGGTGCAGACCCGGGAGGCTGCCCACGTCACGGTGACGTGCGCGGGGCGCTCCACGACGGCCAGGACGTTCGGGGTCGAAGGCTTCCACTACGCCCTGGTCGTCATCGACCATCTCGAGCCCGGCACCGTCAACGACTACTCCGTGGCGATCGACGACGAGCTCGTCTGGCCCGAGCCCGGCAGCGTGTTCCCGCCGAGCCGGATCGCTACCCTGCGCGAGGACAAGGCGCCGCGCGTGGCGTTCGGGTCGTGCCGGACGAGCGTGCCGCACGACCGCCAGTCGACAGCGACCCACGGCGTCGACGCACTGCGGGCGTACGCGCTCGACATGGCGGCTCACCCTGACGTGCGTTCGTGGCCGGATGTGCTCGTGCTGCTCGGCGATCAGGTCTACGCCGACGAGATCTCCGAGCAGATGGAGGCGTTCATCGCGCAGCGACGTGGACGCGACTCCGAGCCCGTCGGTGAGCTGAAGGACTACACCGAGTACGCCCACCTGTACGACATCGCCTGGTCCGAGCCGTCCAACCGGTGGCTGCTCTCGACGTTGCCGAGCGCGATGATCTTCGACGACCACGACGTGCGCGACGACTGGAACACCTCGGCCTCCTGGCACGCCGAGATGAACGCCACGCCGTGGTGGCACGAGCGCATCGTCGGAGCGCTGTCGTCGTACTGGGTCTACCAGCACCTCGGCAACCTCGCGCCGGACAAGCTGGCCGCCGACGAGGTGTGGCAGGTGGTGCAGCAGCACGAGCGCAGCGGGGCCGAGCACGAGCTCGACCTCACGCCGGTGGTCCGGGGGCTGGCCGAGCGGGTCGATCGCACCCCGGCGGCGTACCGGTTCAGCTACACCCGCGACCTCGGTCGCGGACGACTGATCATGATCGACTCGCGGGCTGCGCGTGACCTGCGGCCCGGCCACCGCGCGATGCTGGACGCCGACGAGGAGGCCTGGCTCGATCAGCAGCTGCGCGGCGACGTCGAGCACCTGTTCATCGGCACGTCCTTGCCCTTCCTGATGCCGCCGGGCCTGCACGACCTGGAGGCCATCGACGAGGCGATGTCCGAGGGTGTGTACGGGCGCCTCGCGGCCCGGGCGGGCGAGCGGCTGCGGCAGGCCGTTGACCTCGAGCACTGGGGCGCGTTCCAGGGGTCGTTCGCGCGCGTGCTCGAGATGGTCGCCGAGGTCGCGCGTGGCCGGCGTGGCGCGGCGCCCCGGACGATCACGTTCCTGTCGGGAGACGTGCACCACTCATACGTCGCCGAGATCCCTTGGCAGCGCTACGGATTCGAGTCTCGGGTGCGGCAGGCGGTGTGCTCGCCCATCCGCAACCCGTTGCCCAGGCACGTTCGCGTGCTGACCTCGCTGCTCGGGCGAGGGCTGGCCCGTCCGATGCGGTGGGCTGCCTCTCGCGCAGATCGGGTGCCCGACCCGGCGTACGAGTGGTCGCTGACGCAGGGCCCGTGGTTCGACAACAACCTCGCCGTCGCCGACGTGCGCGACGACGGCTCGCTCGCGCTGCGCTGGGTGACGGGCGACGTGGTCGACGACCGCTACGACGCACCGGTGCTGCGCGTCGTCGCCGACGTCGCCGATGTCGCCGTCGACCACGTCGGCGACGTCGAAGGGGCGAGCCGACAACCGGTGTGA
- the dapB gene encoding 4-hydroxy-tetrahydrodipicolinate reductase, with amino-acid sequence MSERIAVAVIGASGRMGSQACQAVDDADDLDLVGRFDAGDDLGDLGGAQVAVELTVPDASPSNIAHCVERGVHAVVGTTGWNDERLAALRDQLAAQPEVGVLIAPNFAIGALLMMSFAQQAARFYESVEVVETHHPDKVDAPSGTAARTAALIADARREAGLGDVPDATTSDPDGARGARVDGVPVHALRLRGRVAHQEVAFGGVGEALTIRHDSFDRVSFMPGVLTGVRRVGEHPGLTVGLEHFLGL; translated from the coding sequence GTGAGTGAGCGCATCGCCGTTGCCGTGATCGGGGCCTCGGGCCGTATGGGGAGCCAGGCCTGTCAGGCGGTCGACGACGCCGACGACCTCGACCTGGTCGGGCGGTTCGACGCCGGCGACGACCTCGGTGACCTCGGAGGCGCCCAGGTCGCGGTCGAGCTGACCGTGCCCGACGCTTCGCCCAGCAACATCGCGCACTGCGTCGAGCGGGGTGTGCACGCGGTCGTCGGCACCACGGGGTGGAACGACGAGCGGCTCGCCGCTCTGCGCGACCAGCTCGCTGCGCAGCCCGAGGTCGGCGTCCTCATCGCCCCGAACTTCGCCATCGGCGCGCTGCTGATGATGTCGTTCGCGCAGCAGGCAGCCCGCTTCTACGAGTCGGTCGAGGTCGTCGAGACCCACCACCCCGACAAGGTCGACGCGCCGTCGGGTACGGCCGCCCGCACCGCTGCACTCATCGCCGACGCGCGTCGCGAGGCGGGCCTCGGCGACGTGCCCGACGCCACGACGAGCGACCCCGACGGTGCTCGTGGCGCCCGTGTCGACGGTGTGCCGGTGCACGCGCTGCGCCTGCGCGGTCGCGTCGCCCATCAGGAGGTGGCGTTCGGCGGCGTCGGCGAGGCGCTGACCATCCGCCACGACTCGTTCGACCGGGTGAGCTTCATGCCCGGCGTCCTCACCGGCGTACGCCGGGTGGGCGAGCACCCCGGCCTGACGGTCGGGCTCGAGCACTTCCTCGGCCTCTGA
- a CDS encoding DedA family protein, translating to MIDAILGWIEHLMGSPWVYAGLFGMSALDSVVPLFPSEAPLIMAGVYAGSTGSPNLFLVILAAGFGAFVGDHATFFLGRLLSGRIARVDPDSRWGRAISSATVMLERRGGMALVVARFIPWGRIATTLVLGATRYPLRRFSAWDALGTLVWATHGCLMGYIGGAAFQDEPIKGLVLGIGMALVVSALIEVFRAWLQRRRGRSAAATRDETSADVQVAAAGEATARERS from the coding sequence GTGATCGACGCGATCTTGGGCTGGATCGAGCACCTGATGGGCTCGCCCTGGGTCTACGCAGGGCTTTTCGGGATGTCGGCCCTGGACTCGGTCGTACCCCTGTTCCCGAGCGAGGCACCGCTCATCATGGCGGGGGTGTACGCCGGCTCGACCGGTTCGCCCAACCTGTTCCTGGTGATCCTCGCGGCCGGGTTCGGTGCGTTCGTCGGCGACCATGCGACGTTCTTCCTCGGCCGGCTGCTGTCCGGTCGTATCGCTCGGGTCGACCCGGACAGCCGCTGGGGCCGGGCGATCTCCTCCGCCACGGTCATGCTCGAGCGGCGCGGCGGCATGGCGCTGGTCGTCGCGCGGTTCATCCCGTGGGGCCGCATCGCCACCACACTCGTGCTCGGCGCCACCCGTTATCCGCTGCGCCGGTTCAGCGCCTGGGACGCGCTCGGCACGCTGGTGTGGGCGACGCACGGCTGCCTGATGGGCTACATCGGCGGGGCGGCGTTCCAGGACGAGCCGATCAAGGGCCTCGTGCTCGGGATCGGGATGGCCCTGGTCGTGTCGGCCCTGATCGAGGTGTTCCGCGCGTGGTTGCAGCGCCGCCGCGGCCGTAGCGCTGCGGCGACCCGCGACGAGACATCGGCCGATGTGCAGGTCGCCGCTGCCGGTGAGGCGACGGCGCGCGAGCGCTCCTGA
- a CDS encoding LutC/YkgG family protein, with the protein MSTAREEILRRVRAAQGAPPDSTPAELPARPDKERGAVIDEFAEITADYRAVVERCSADDISARVAAALSTYDVRTVVVPPGLDAGWMRDVAAEHVPDDELTAAALDTIDAVVTAAAAAIADTGTIVLDHGADQGRRALTLVPDVHVCVVRESQVYADVPTGVRALRPAVEAGRALTWISGPSATSDIELQRVEGVHGPRTLHVIVAGD; encoded by the coding sequence ATGAGCACCGCACGCGAGGAGATCCTGCGCCGGGTCCGAGCCGCGCAGGGCGCACCGCCGGACAGCACGCCCGCCGAGCTGCCCGCCCGCCCGGACAAGGAGCGCGGCGCCGTCATCGACGAGTTCGCCGAGATCACCGCCGACTACCGGGCCGTGGTCGAACGATGCTCCGCCGACGACATCAGCGCTCGTGTCGCTGCAGCCCTGTCGACGTACGACGTCCGCACCGTCGTGGTGCCGCCCGGGCTCGACGCCGGCTGGATGCGCGACGTGGCTGCGGAGCACGTCCCCGACGACGAGCTGACCGCCGCGGCGCTCGACACGATCGACGCCGTCGTCACCGCAGCAGCCGCAGCCATCGCCGACACCGGGACGATCGTGCTCGACCACGGAGCCGACCAAGGTCGCCGCGCGCTCACCCTCGTACCCGACGTGCACGTCTGCGTCGTGCGCGAGAGCCAGGTGTACGCCGACGTGCCCACCGGCGTACGGGCGCTGCGGCCCGCGGTCGAAGCAGGACGCGCGCTCACCTGGATCAGCGGGCCGAGCGCGACCAGCGACATCGAGCTGCAGCGGGTCGAGGGCGTGCACGGCCCGCGCACGCTGCACGTGATCGTGGCCGGCGACTGA
- a CDS encoding LutB/LldF family L-lactate oxidation iron-sulfur protein, producing MSSPARHQSSAGGQDIPHARTTSTFVGMPKFPAMAKEALANTQQRHNLNHATHTIRAKRAEVVDEVPDWEALRVDGAGTKDRVLADLDTYLLQLEDNLTRAGATVHWARDADEANRIVVDLVRAQQVEEVVKVKSMATQEIELNEALEAAGISAWETDLAELIVQLGHDRPSHILVPAIHRNRSEIREIFRAEMGKVGKPAPDDLTDDPARLADAARLHLREKFLRAKVAVSGTNFAIADTGTLVVLESEGNGRMCLTLPETLISVVGIEKVLPTWDDLGTFMQLLPRSSTGERMNPYTSTWTGVTPGDGPQEVHVVLLDNGRTSVLADEVGRQALRCIRCSACLNVCPVYERAGGHAYGSVYPGPIGAVLTPQLRGTGSKVDQSLPYASSLCGACFDVCPVRIEIPKLLVRLRTQVVDEHRGGAPSAEAVSMKAAAWMFADHRRLEKAQQAVTASSRLFGRRTSLENLPWPATSWSTARNAPAPPRETFRQWWLRTHGEDA from the coding sequence ATGAGCAGCCCTGCACGTCACCAGAGCAGCGCTGGAGGGCAGGACATCCCGCACGCCAGGACGACGAGCACGTTCGTCGGGATGCCGAAGTTCCCCGCCATGGCCAAGGAGGCACTGGCCAACACCCAGCAGCGCCACAACCTCAACCACGCCACCCACACGATCCGCGCCAAGCGCGCCGAGGTCGTCGACGAGGTGCCCGACTGGGAAGCCCTGCGTGTCGACGGCGCCGGCACCAAGGACCGGGTCCTCGCCGACCTCGACACCTACCTCCTACAGCTCGAGGACAACCTGACCCGGGCAGGGGCGACGGTGCACTGGGCACGCGACGCCGACGAGGCCAACCGCATCGTCGTCGACCTGGTGCGCGCCCAGCAGGTCGAGGAGGTCGTCAAGGTCAAGTCGATGGCCACGCAGGAGATCGAGCTCAACGAGGCGCTCGAGGCGGCCGGCATCAGTGCATGGGAGACCGACCTCGCCGAGCTGATCGTCCAGCTCGGGCACGACCGCCCGTCGCACATCCTGGTGCCGGCGATCCACCGCAACCGCAGCGAGATCCGCGAGATCTTCCGGGCGGAGATGGGCAAGGTCGGCAAGCCCGCACCCGATGACCTCACCGATGACCCGGCGCGCCTCGCCGACGCAGCGCGGCTGCACCTGCGGGAGAAGTTCCTGCGGGCGAAGGTCGCGGTGTCCGGGACCAACTTCGCGATCGCCGACACCGGCACCCTCGTGGTGCTGGAGTCCGAGGGCAACGGTCGCATGTGCCTCACGCTTCCCGAGACGCTCATCTCGGTCGTCGGCATCGAGAAGGTGCTGCCGACCTGGGACGACCTCGGCACCTTCATGCAGCTGCTCCCCCGGTCCAGCACGGGTGAGCGGATGAACCCCTACACCTCCACCTGGACGGGCGTCACGCCCGGCGACGGCCCCCAGGAGGTGCACGTCGTTCTGCTCGACAACGGGCGCACGTCCGTGCTCGCCGACGAGGTCGGCCGCCAGGCACTGCGGTGCATCCGCTGCTCGGCGTGCCTCAACGTCTGCCCGGTGTACGAGCGCGCCGGCGGGCACGCGTACGGCTCGGTCTACCCGGGTCCGATCGGCGCGGTCCTCACGCCCCAGCTGCGAGGCACCGGCAGCAAGGTCGACCAGTCGCTCCCCTACGCCTCGAGCCTGTGCGGTGCGTGCTTCGACGTCTGCCCCGTGCGCATCGAGATCCCGAAGCTGTTGGTACGCCTACGAACTCAGGTCGTCGACGAGCACCGCGGCGGCGCGCCGTCGGCGGAGGCCGTCTCGATGAAGGCAGCGGCCTGGATGTTCGCCGACCACCGCCGACTCGAGAAGGCACAGCAGGCGGTCACCGCGTCCTCGCGGCTCTTCGGGCGTCGTACGTCGCTGGAGAACCTGCCGTGGCCGGCCACCTCCTGGAGCACCGCCCGCAACGCACCGGCACCACCGCGTGAGACGTTCAGGCAGTGGTGGCTGCGTACCCACGGGGAGGACGCATGA
- a CDS encoding (Fe-S)-binding protein, which produces MTRVALFATCFNDTMWPQTPQATVRLLERLGVTVDFPAAQTCCGQMFTNTGYADEAIPLVRSFIDVFGSYDAVVAPSGSCTGSVRDQYADLAARAGDPGLAADVAQMTPRVHELSEYLVDVLGVTDVGAYFPHRVTYHPTCHSLRMLRVGDRPLRLLRAVKGIDLVELPGAEECCGFGGTFAMKNADTSVAMGGDKVRHIRETEAEVVVAGDNSCLAHIGGLLDRQRSGVRSMHLAEVLASTEEEPA; this is translated from the coding sequence ATGACCCGCGTCGCCCTGTTCGCCACCTGCTTCAACGACACGATGTGGCCGCAGACCCCGCAGGCCACGGTCCGGCTGCTCGAACGCCTCGGCGTCACGGTCGACTTCCCCGCCGCCCAGACGTGCTGCGGCCAGATGTTCACCAACACCGGGTACGCCGACGAGGCGATCCCGCTGGTGCGCTCGTTCATCGACGTCTTCGGCTCGTACGACGCCGTGGTCGCCCCGAGCGGGTCGTGCACGGGTTCGGTGCGCGACCAGTACGCCGACCTGGCCGCGCGCGCGGGAGACCCAGGGCTCGCTGCCGACGTCGCGCAGATGACCCCTCGGGTCCACGAGCTGTCGGAGTACCTCGTCGACGTCCTCGGCGTGACCGACGTGGGGGCGTACTTCCCTCACCGCGTCACCTATCACCCGACCTGCCACTCGTTGCGGATGCTGCGTGTGGGCGATCGGCCGCTGCGACTGCTGCGCGCTGTCAAGGGCATCGACCTGGTCGAGCTGCCCGGCGCCGAGGAGTGCTGCGGGTTCGGCGGCACCTTCGCGATGAAGAACGCCGACACCTCCGTGGCGATGGGCGGCGACAAGGTCCGCCACATCCGTGAGACCGAGGCCGAGGTGGTGGTCGCCGGCGACAACTCCTGCCTCGCCCATATCGGCGGCCTGCTCGACCGACAGCGGTCAGGGGTGCGCAGCATGCACCTGGCCGAAGTTCTCGCCTCGACCGAGGAGGAGCCCGCATGA